From Haliotis asinina isolate JCU_RB_2024 chromosome 8, JCU_Hal_asi_v2, whole genome shotgun sequence, a single genomic window includes:
- the LOC137293812 gene encoding endoplasmic reticulum lectin 1-like, translating into MNLYTRYAFMFLFSISTTVGGDFDPFMDAELFKITWPGSSEIDIEKTVDESRVVVMTTNKERYQCILPESHDKRDNSKADYEGQTADELMNILFTQTTCSYRIESYWTYELCHGKHLRQYHETKDVGQKPKVQEYFLGYGKQDKIEESESSNIKIRKVEGISLPYYEVNMTDGTSCDLTQEPRRTRILYVCQPDGHGEIYEFKETSTCEYEMMVLTSVLCGHPDFRPKNAPVGEIQCHALDGSPAKPTQLKKMEKTVYHTRTPTPEPTPQPTPQAVPDNVATKVPPQYVEQHNLGSTTDKQLLREFLTGDYCLKGGQGWWKYEFCYGVYARQFHDDSQGRTVINLGVWREAAHLQWLQQNTQKRPREIGKRKFISLFYSDGDICDITGKPRTVEVKLKCVVNTNHPHSVGIYLMEPSTCSYILGIESPIFCSLLDKADDNGILRNIEI; encoded by the exons ATGAATCTGTATACGCGCTATGCCTTCATGTTTCTTTTTTCGATATCAACCACTGTCGGAGGTGATTTTGACCCGTTTATGGACGCCGAGTTGTTCAAGATTACCTGGCCAGGATCATCAGAAATTGATATAGAAAAG ACAGTTGATGAAAGCCGGGTGGTTGTGATGACCACTAACAAGGAGAGGTATCAGTGTATCCTGCCGGAGTCACATGACAAGAGAGAT aactcaaaagctgaCTATGAAGGGCAGACAGCAGATGAACTGATGAACATTCTTTTTACTCAAACCACGTGTTCATACAGG ATTGAGAGTTACTGGACATATGAGCTGTGCCATGGCAAACACCTGCGGCAATATCATGAAACAAAAGACGTGGGGCAG AAACCGAAGGTTCAAGAATACTTTCTTGGTTATggaaaacaagacaaaattgaAGAGTCAG AATCATCCAAT ATTAAAATCCGGAAAGTAGAAGGTATTTCTCTCCCCTATTATGAAGTAAACATGACAGATGGAACATCTTGTGATCTGACACAAGAGCCCAGGAGGACACGCATCTTGTATGTGTGTCAACCAGATGGCCACGGGGAAATCTATGAGTTCAAGGAGACATCAACGTGTGAATATGAGATGATGGTGTTGACATCCGTCCTCTGTGGACACCCAGACTTTAG ACCCAAGAATGCGCCTGTTGGGGAGATACAGTGCCATGCTCTAGACGGATCCCCTGCCAAACCAACACAGCTAAAGAAAATGGAGAAAACTGTATACCACACCAGAACACCCACTCCA GAGCCTACTCCTCAGCCAACTCCACAGGCAGTGCCAGACAATGTCGCCACCAAGGTGCCCCCACAGTATGTAGAGCAGCACAACCTGGGTTCCACCACCGACAAACAACTTCTGCGGGAGTTCCTGACTGGTGATTATTGTCTTAAAGGG GGACAGGGGTGGTGGAAGTATGAGTTTTGTTATGGCGTATATGCaagacagtttcatgat GATTCCCAGGGAAGAACGGTTATAAATTTAGGTGTGTGGAGGGAAGCAGCCCATCTACAGTGGTTGCAGCAAAATACTCAAAAAAGACCACGAGAAATAGGAAAGAGAAA ATTTATATCCCTGTTCTACAGTGATGGAGATATATGTGATATTACAGGCAAACCAAGGACAGTAGAAGTCAAATTGAA atgTGTGGTGAATACCAACCATCCACACTCGGTGGGCATCTATCTCATGGAGCCCTCCACATGTTCATACATCTTAGGG attGAGTCTCCCATTTTCTGTTCGTTGTTGGACAAGGCAGATGATAATGGAATACTGAGGAATATTGAGATATGA